The Coleofasciculus chthonoplastes PCC 7420 genome includes a window with the following:
- the rsmA gene encoding 16S rRNA (adenine(1518)-N(6)/adenine(1519)-N(6))-dimethyltransferase RsmA gives MTPKAHKQFAQHWLRSEKALNQIITAAKLQPRDRLLEIGPGTGVLTRRLLGEVESLVAVEIDRDLCQRLVKSLGQNENFLLLQGDILSLNLAEHLAAFPHFQSPNKVVANIPYNITGPILQTLLGTIAQPITPAFELIVLLVQKEVAQRLCAKPGSKAFGALSVRVQYLADCDWICDVPAIAFSPPPKVDSAVVRLRPRIVDPSADNPQQLETLVKLGFASKRKMLRNNLKSLCDRDKINQLLEQVDSHPQARAEDLSVSQWVALANRLNEIAGEAREAGEAM, from the coding sequence ATGACACCCAAAGCCCATAAACAATTCGCTCAACATTGGCTGCGTAGTGAAAAAGCCTTAAATCAAATCATAACAGCCGCGAAGTTGCAGCCACGCGATCGCCTGCTGGAGATTGGTCCGGGAACGGGTGTGCTGACGCGGCGACTCTTAGGGGAGGTGGAGTCATTGGTGGCGGTTGAGATTGACCGGGATTTGTGCCAACGTTTGGTCAAAAGTTTAGGTCAAAACGAGAATTTTTTACTCTTACAAGGTGACATTCTCTCCCTAAACTTAGCCGAACATCTCGCCGCCTTTCCTCATTTTCAGTCTCCCAATAAAGTCGTTGCTAATATCCCCTACAACATTACTGGACCGATTTTGCAAACGCTGCTAGGAACCATCGCCCAACCGATTACTCCCGCTTTTGAGTTAATTGTACTCTTGGTGCAAAAAGAAGTGGCACAACGATTATGTGCGAAACCGGGTTCTAAGGCATTTGGTGCATTATCGGTGCGGGTACAATATCTGGCAGACTGTGACTGGATCTGTGATGTCCCAGCCATTGCCTTTTCCCCACCGCCAAAAGTTGACTCCGCCGTTGTCCGCTTGCGTCCCCGAATTGTAGACCCCTCAGCCGATAACCCCCAACAGCTAGAAACCTTAGTCAAGCTGGGTTTTGCCAGTAAGCGGAAAATGTTACGAAATAACCTCAAATCCCTGTGCGATCGCGATAAAATTAACCAATTACTCGAACAAGTAGACAGTCATCCCCAAGCCCGTGCTGAAGACTTGAGCGTTAGCCAATGGGTTGCTCTGGCTAATCGCTTAAATGAGATAGCTGGGGAAGCTAGGGAAGCTGGGGAAGCAATGTAG
- the ispE gene encoding 4-(cytidine 5'-diphospho)-2-C-methyl-D-erythritol kinase: MRSYSLIAPAKINLYLEILGDRADGYHELAMILQSIELADQVSVRAIGTQTIQVHCDHPQVPLDKTNLAYRAVELMSQQFPDCWAQFGGVEVTINKNIPVAAGLAGGSTNAAAVLVGLNMLWQLGLTQPELQELAAKLGSDVPFCLAGGTAIATGRGEELDPLPNLDSFYLVLAKHQNLAVSTAWAYQTYRSQFSHTYGRSEGVDKSIITETINLPTRVHSGSMVQAISNKNFAKIGQLLYNDLEQVVLPNYPQVLQLRQAFENNGALGTMMSGSGPTVFALCQSQEQAQALLQHAQSEIPDPNIGFWVTKFASHGIQIVS, translated from the coding sequence ATGCGTTCCTATTCCCTAATCGCCCCTGCCAAAATTAATCTGTATCTAGAAATACTAGGCGATCGCGCCGATGGCTATCATGAACTGGCGATGATCCTGCAAAGCATTGAACTCGCTGATCAAGTGAGTGTCCGGGCTATTGGGACTCAAACCATTCAAGTTCACTGCGATCACCCGCAAGTCCCGCTAGATAAAACGAATCTGGCTTATCGGGCGGTGGAATTGATGAGTCAACAGTTTCCCGATTGCTGGGCGCAGTTTGGCGGTGTGGAAGTTACGATTAACAAGAATATTCCCGTCGCGGCTGGATTAGCGGGAGGGTCAACCAATGCCGCCGCCGTTTTGGTAGGATTAAATATGCTTTGGCAACTGGGACTCACGCAGCCAGAATTACAAGAGTTAGCCGCGAAACTGGGTTCAGATGTACCATTTTGTCTAGCAGGAGGAACCGCGATCGCAACCGGGCGAGGCGAAGAACTTGATCCCTTACCCAATCTGGATTCGTTCTATCTGGTGTTAGCCAAACATCAAAATTTAGCCGTTTCTACAGCTTGGGCATATCAAACCTATCGGTCTCAGTTTAGCCATACTTATGGCCGTTCTGAGGGAGTCGATAAATCGATAATAACTGAAACGATAAATCTCCCCACTCGTGTGCATTCGGGTTCAATGGTTCAAGCAATTTCAAATAAAAATTTCGCCAAAATTGGTCAACTGCTGTACAACGATTTGGAGCAAGTTGTACTCCCTAACTATCCCCAAGTCCTGCAACTGCGGCAAGCCTTTGAAAATAACGGTGCATTAGGTACAATGATGTCCGGTTCAGGACCTACAGTATTCGCCCTTTGTCAGTCTCAGGAACAGGCTCAAGCGCTTTTACAACACGCCCAGTCAGAAATCCCTGATCCAAATATAGGGTTTTGGGTAACGAAGTTTGCCAGCCATGGGATTCAGATTGTCTCCTAA
- a CDS encoding serine/threonine-protein kinase, with amino-acid sequence MTYCIKPGCLTPENLDSAHFCQTCGERLQLKERYRPLRPLGSGGFGRTFLAVDEDIPSQPYCVIKQLYLANSAPETLPKAKELFQQEAIRLDELGKHPQIPALLAHFEQNQQLYLIQDFIAGLTLSEELKQQGHYNEEQIWELLRELLPLIRYIHSHRVLHRDIKPANIIRRQDDGKLVLIDFGVAKLLTDTALLQTGTIIGSPEYMAPEQLKGKAFWASDLYSVGVTCLYLMTQVSPFDLYDTFNETWVWRDFLPPETQISDRLGKILDQLTHASLKQRYQSADEVITDLTPAISPPVGTHFINLWQPKTRKIKRNSLTSEVGIDYQRLKQLLATHKWQKADEETWIVLGQACGKFPGYYLKLSDIQELPCEDLRTLDQLWMKYSKHHFGFTVQSRIYQEVEADYPSFCDRVGWSIHNPRVPDTAYQFNLKAPAGHLPSRRWVGGYYDWWRHAEVMAAKLEQCGL; translated from the coding sequence ATGACTTATTGTATTAAACCGGGATGCCTGACACCGGAAAATCTCGATTCCGCTCACTTTTGTCAAACCTGTGGGGAAAGGCTACAGCTAAAAGAACGCTACCGCCCTCTACGCCCCCTCGGTAGCGGTGGATTCGGCAGAACATTTTTGGCAGTTGACGAAGATATTCCCAGTCAACCCTATTGTGTGATCAAACAACTTTATCTGGCAAATTCCGCTCCAGAAACCTTGCCAAAAGCCAAAGAACTGTTTCAACAAGAAGCCATCCGTTTAGATGAATTAGGCAAGCATCCACAAATTCCCGCACTTTTGGCACATTTTGAACAGAATCAACAACTTTATTTAATTCAAGACTTTATTGCAGGGCTAACCTTGAGCGAGGAGTTAAAGCAGCAGGGACATTACAACGAAGAGCAAATTTGGGAATTATTGCGTGAACTATTACCCTTGATTCGCTATATTCATTCCCATCGTGTACTCCATCGAGATATTAAACCAGCCAATATTATCCGCCGCCAAGATGACGGGAAGTTAGTGTTAATTGATTTTGGTGTTGCTAAATTGCTGACGGATACCGCCTTACTGCAAACGGGTACAATTATTGGTAGCCCCGAATATATGGCTCCCGAACAACTTAAAGGCAAAGCATTTTGGGCAAGTGACCTGTATAGTGTGGGAGTAACCTGCCTTTATCTAATGACTCAGGTCTCTCCCTTTGACCTGTATGATACATTCAATGAAACCTGGGTGTGGCGGGATTTTTTACCCCCTGAAACCCAGATTAGCGATCGCCTAGGGAAAATCCTGGATCAGTTAACTCATGCTAGTCTCAAACAACGCTATCAATCGGCTGATGAGGTGATCACAGATTTGACCCCTGCTATCTCTCCTCCCGTAGGCACTCATTTTATCAACCTTTGGCAACCCAAAACCCGCAAAATTAAACGAAATAGTCTCACCTCAGAAGTGGGAATTGACTATCAGCGATTAAAGCAACTCTTAGCCACCCATAAATGGCAAAAAGCAGATGAAGAAACCTGGATAGTATTAGGTCAAGCCTGTGGCAAATTCCCCGGTTATTATCTAAAGTTGAGTGATATTCAAGAGTTACCCTGTGAAGACTTGCGGACTTTGGATCAGCTATGGATGAAATACAGTAAACACCATTTTGGCTTTACGGTGCAAAGCCGCATCTATCAAGAGGTTGAAGCCGATTATCCCAGTTTCTGCGATCGCGTGGGTTGGTCAATTCATAATCCTCGCGTTCCGGATACAGCCTATCAGTTTAATCTTAAAGCTCCAGCCGGACATTTGCCATCCCGTCGCTGGGTGGGAGGATATTACGACTGGTGGCGTCATGCTGAAGTTATGGCGGCTAAGTTGGAACAATGTGGTTTGTAG
- a CDS encoding GTP-binding protein: MSQSQSSSPKPTRNRQDYYIHRARASLRHTLFWYNNLHHRRPLPDVELQATLQNELEVLQFSLDKLDQGVIRIATFGLVSRGKSAVVNALLGQKILQTGPLHGVTQWPKSVRWTPGGEGKVQVELIDTPGLDEVQGEARAQMAQQVASEADLILFVVAGDITRTEYLALSELRQAQKPLILVFNKIDLYPEQDREAIYQQLQELGTGTPRDRRLQKMLSPEEIVRVAAEPSPIQVRVELPDGTVSYEWETLPPQVDELQQAILRILNREGRSLLALNALFQARTAQVSIAQKTMAQRKTEAEDLIWRFAKYKALAVALNPIGILDILGGTVADLALIRSLSRLYGLPMTSYEAGKLWRKILISSGGLLLGELGSSALLGMGKSASAVASIGGVTAFAGTAVTQAGIAGYGAYTVGHAAQVYLEQGCTWGPLGASTVIQDILNQVEPDMILYRLRQELGQHL; this comes from the coding sequence TTGAGTCAATCACAATCCTCTTCCCCTAAACCCACCCGAAATCGCCAAGACTACTATATTCACCGCGCTCGTGCCAGTTTGCGGCACACTTTATTCTGGTACAACAACCTACATCACCGCCGCCCCCTTCCCGATGTGGAACTGCAAGCGACACTCCAGAATGAACTGGAGGTATTGCAGTTTAGCTTAGACAAACTTGACCAAGGCGTGATTCGTATTGCCACCTTTGGTTTAGTCAGTCGTGGGAAATCGGCTGTTGTCAATGCGTTGCTGGGTCAGAAAATCTTGCAAACGGGTCCTCTGCATGGGGTAACCCAGTGGCCCAAGTCGGTACGTTGGACGCCCGGTGGTGAGGGGAAAGTGCAAGTTGAGTTAATTGATACACCAGGATTGGATGAAGTTCAGGGAGAAGCACGGGCGCAGATGGCGCAACAGGTGGCGTCTGAGGCGGATTTAATTTTATTTGTCGTGGCTGGGGATATTACCCGCACGGAGTATCTGGCGTTGTCGGAACTGCGACAAGCCCAAAAGCCGCTGATTCTGGTATTTAACAAAATTGATTTGTATCCGGAACAAGATAGAGAGGCAATTTACCAGCAACTGCAAGAACTGGGTACAGGTACTCCCCGCGATCGCCGTTTACAAAAGATGTTATCACCAGAGGAGATTGTTCGGGTAGCCGCAGAACCGTCTCCTATACAAGTGCGGGTGGAATTGCCTGATGGAACCGTCAGTTATGAATGGGAAACCCTACCGCCGCAGGTAGATGAGTTGCAGCAAGCCATTTTAAGGATACTCAATCGCGAAGGGCGATCGCTCTTGGCACTTAATGCCCTATTTCAAGCCCGAACCGCCCAAGTTAGCATTGCCCAGAAAACTATGGCACAACGTAAGACGGAAGCCGAAGATTTAATCTGGCGTTTTGCTAAGTATAAAGCCTTGGCAGTAGCGCTGAATCCGATTGGTATCTTAGATATCTTAGGGGGAACTGTAGCAGACTTGGCACTGATTCGTTCCTTATCGCGACTCTACGGTTTACCAATGACGAGTTATGAAGCGGGAAAATTATGGCGCAAAATATTAATTAGTTCCGGTGGTTTACTGTTGGGTGAACTGGGAAGTAGTGCGCTGTTGGGAATGGGTAAAAGTGCCTCAGCCGTTGCCAGTATTGGCGGAGTTACGGCTTTTGCTGGAACCGCCGTGACTCAAGCTGGGATTGCCGGGTATGGGGCGTATACGGTTGGTCATGCGGCGCAAGTCTATCTGGAACAAGGCTGCACTTGGGGACCTTTAGGTGCGAGTACGGTGATTCAAGATATTCTTAATCAAGTTGAACCAGATATGATTCTCTATCGCCTGCGACAAGAGTTAGGTCAACATTTATAA
- a CDS encoding PEP-CTERM sorting domain-containing protein, whose protein sequence is MGISRLAIVTFGVVLGVGIAKSDSALAASFTGLGDLPGGDFTSAAIGLSADGSVVVGISNSSSGDEAFRWTEAGGMQGLGDLPGGDFSSGASGVSADGSVVVGFGSSASGRSGYETFRWTETGGMQGLGDGADGGFISGIIDVSADGSIVVGTDGRSSSGREAFRWTEAGGIQGLGDLPGGFFNSSASGVSADGSVVVGYSSSASGDEAFRWTKAGGIQGLGKLPGGRSSVAWDVSADGSVVVGMGSSSNSGFEAFRWTESGGIQGLGDLPGGDFYSIAYGVSADGSVVVGSSSGGGAFIWNSTKGMRSLQQVLESDFELNLTGWSLGTARAISNDGLTIVGYGTNPQGNTEAWIARLDSNTEPVPEPLTILGSATALGFGALFKREHVKYPNLLR, encoded by the coding sequence ATGGGTATCTCTAGACTTGCGATTGTAACTTTTGGTGTTGTTTTGGGAGTAGGGATCGCTAAGAGTGACTCTGCCCTAGCTGCATCATTTACAGGATTAGGAGATCTACCTGGCGGTGATTTTACTAGTGCGGCTATTGGTTTGTCAGCCGATGGTTCTGTTGTGGTGGGAATAAGCAATAGTTCCTCCGGTGATGAAGCTTTTCGCTGGACGGAAGCGGGAGGGATGCAAGGACTGGGGGATTTACCTGGGGGTGATTTCAGCAGTGGTGCATCTGGTGTGTCAGCCGATGGTTCTGTGGTTGTAGGATTTGGCTCTAGTGCTTCTGGTCGTTCTGGTTATGAAACTTTTCGCTGGACAGAAACGGGAGGGATGCAGGGACTCGGTGACGGTGCTGATGGTGGTTTTATCAGTGGAATCATTGATGTGTCAGCCGATGGTTCTATTGTTGTGGGGACTGATGGCAGAAGTTCTTCGGGTCGTGAAGCCTTTCGCTGGACGGAAGCGGGCGGAATACAGGGACTGGGTGACCTACCTGGAGGTTTTTTCAACAGTTCAGCTTCTGGTGTGTCAGCCGATGGCTCCGTGGTTGTAGGGTATAGTTCTAGTGCCTCTGGTGATGAAGCCTTTCGCTGGACGAAAGCGGGCGGAATACAGGGACTAGGTAAGTTACCTGGGGGTCGTTCCTCTGTGGCTTGGGATGTGTCAGCCGACGGTTCTGTGGTTGTGGGAATGGGCTCGTCGAGTAACTCGGGTTTTGAAGCTTTTCGCTGGACGGAATCGGGCGGAATCCAAGGACTAGGAGATCTTCCTGGAGGTGATTTCTACAGCATAGCTTATGGCGTATCTGCAGATGGTTCTGTTGTTGTCGGTAGCTCTTCTGGTGGTGGAGCCTTTATCTGGAACAGCACTAAAGGTATGCGTTCTCTGCAACAGGTTCTGGAAAGTGACTTTGAGTTAAATTTAACAGGCTGGAGTTTGGGAACGGCTCGTGCTATTTCTAATGATGGTTTAACTATTGTTGGTTATGGAACTAATCCTCAAGGAAATACTGAAGCCTGGATAGCGCGGCTCGATTCCAACACAGAGCCAGTTCCAGAACCCCTTACTATTCTTGGTTCAGCTACCGCTTTAGGATTTGGAGCCTTATTCAAGCGAGAGCATGTGAAGTACCCTAACTTGCTTCGCTGA
- a CDS encoding mechanosensitive ion channel, with product MNQPWQGIIPIGGVPPWVHPLLAQDTPAPIQETQAGVQGIVQNLSSFVPNLIAAILILIVGWIVALIAKSITKGLLNRTRIDNQIAEWFAGGQGAEAPPIEKWVAGAVYWIIIIFTVVAVLQTLNLEVVSQPLNNFLDQILIFLPKIFGAAILLGVAWLLASLVKMITTRGLRTLGLDERLGEQVNETPRSGAGETQRQTNQFSLSETMGNALYWFIFLLFLPSILSTLGLEGTLRPVQELLNEILAILPDILAALVIAAAGWLVAQVVRRIVTNLLSAAGTDQLGARFGLQSAPGGKSLSWIIGTTVYVLILIPVGIAALNALQIEAISEPAIAMLNQILDALPKIFTAALILLIAYVIGQFVKDLVTNILASIGFNNVYRWIGIPEPRPSRPAPTPPPAEPSELGIPTPETGPETRVQPESTPSIRTPSELVGIIAFIAILLFATVAATNVLQFEALTTIVTGIIVIAGQILAGLIVFAVGLYFANLAFNLITSSRSRQSQILAQAARIAIISFSAAMALQQMGIAGDIVNLAFGLLLGAIAVAIALAFGLGSRDIAAGQVREWLSSFKEDRPPGPYQ from the coding sequence ATGAATCAACCTTGGCAAGGAATCATCCCAATTGGAGGTGTGCCCCCTTGGGTGCATCCCCTCTTAGCCCAAGACACACCAGCACCCATCCAAGAAACTCAGGCTGGTGTTCAGGGAATTGTGCAAAATCTGAGTAGCTTCGTTCCCAATCTAATTGCCGCGATCCTCATCCTGATTGTCGGTTGGATCGTTGCCTTGATTGCTAAGTCAATTACCAAAGGATTGCTCAACCGCACCCGTATCGACAATCAAATTGCCGAGTGGTTTGCTGGTGGTCAAGGGGCAGAAGCGCCGCCGATCGAGAAATGGGTAGCCGGTGCCGTTTACTGGATTATCATCATCTTCACGGTGGTAGCGGTTCTGCAAACCTTGAATCTTGAGGTCGTCTCTCAACCGCTGAATAATTTCCTCGACCAAATCCTGATCTTCTTGCCGAAGATTTTCGGAGCGGCAATTCTGTTGGGGGTGGCTTGGTTATTGGCAAGCTTGGTCAAGATGATCACAACCCGAGGATTACGGACATTAGGTTTGGATGAGCGCTTGGGTGAACAAGTCAACGAGACACCCCGTTCTGGAGCAGGTGAGACTCAACGTCAAACCAACCAGTTTTCCCTAAGTGAAACCATGGGGAACGCTCTGTACTGGTTCATTTTTCTGTTATTTCTGCCCTCCATTCTCAGCACTCTGGGCTTGGAAGGAACCCTGCGCCCGGTGCAGGAGTTGCTGAATGAAATTTTGGCAATCTTGCCAGATATCTTGGCAGCCCTTGTAATTGCGGCAGCGGGTTGGCTAGTGGCTCAGGTGGTGCGGCGCATCGTCACCAATCTGTTGTCAGCCGCCGGAACGGATCAACTCGGAGCGCGATTTGGACTGCAAAGTGCGCCCGGAGGGAAATCACTGTCCTGGATTATTGGCACGACGGTTTATGTCTTAATTTTGATCCCCGTCGGCATCGCCGCGCTGAATGCCTTACAGATTGAGGCAATCTCAGAGCCTGCGATCGCGATGTTAAATCAGATTCTCGATGCTCTACCGAAAATCTTTACAGCAGCGTTGATTCTGTTGATTGCTTATGTAATCGGTCAGTTTGTCAAGGATTTAGTCACCAATATTCTCGCCAGCATTGGCTTTAATAATGTTTATCGTTGGATAGGGATACCGGAACCCCGCCCCAGTCGTCCTGCTCCCACTCCCCCCCCTGCCGAACCTTCGGAGTTAGGCATACCCACTCCAGAGACTGGACCGGAAACGCGGGTTCAACCGGAATCAACTCCCTCCATTCGTACACCGTCAGAACTGGTAGGTATTATTGCATTCATTGCTATCCTCTTGTTTGCTACGGTTGCTGCAACGAATGTCTTGCAGTTTGAAGCCTTAACCACGATTGTCACCGGGATTATTGTCATCGCGGGTCAGATTCTGGCAGGGTTAATCGTATTTGCGGTTGGCTTGTACTTTGCGAATCTTGCCTTTAACTTGATTACTAGTTCGCGATCGCGCCAATCCCAAATCTTGGCACAAGCGGCTCGGATTGCGATTATTTCCTTTTCCGCTGCGATGGCGCTGCAACAAATGGGTATCGCTGGCGACATCGTAAATTTAGCCTTTGGCTTACTCTTAGGCGCAATTGCTGTCGCGATCGCGCTGGCGTTTGGACTCGGATCTCGCGATATTGCGGCGGGTCAAGTTCGTGAATGGTTATCTTCATTCAAAGAAGACCGACCCCCCGGACCCTACCAATAA